A stretch of the Tardiphaga sp. 709 genome encodes the following:
- a CDS encoding chlorite dismutase family protein produces MFTTFRGGNTGAWQVISISPVTGETLKPVAALSITHADAISLPLLPSQTSWRLAGVASHVRYVERTEKIALVAVQAGLGRAEATHGALIPIRKNAAWWDMTQNERRRIFEDKSRHIADSLKYLPAIARQLYHSRDLGEPFDFLTWFEYAPEHAQEFEDLVGGLRETEEWSYVEREVDVRVVKVA; encoded by the coding sequence ATGTTCACGACATTCCGCGGCGGAAATACCGGTGCATGGCAGGTGATCTCGATCTCGCCCGTCACAGGCGAGACGCTCAAACCCGTTGCGGCGCTGTCCATCACCCATGCCGACGCCATCTCGCTGCCGCTGCTGCCTTCGCAGACATCCTGGCGCCTCGCCGGCGTCGCCAGTCATGTCCGCTATGTCGAGCGGACCGAGAAGATCGCGCTGGTCGCCGTGCAGGCCGGGCTCGGCCGAGCTGAGGCAACCCATGGCGCACTGATCCCGATCAGGAAGAACGCCGCCTGGTGGGACATGACCCAGAACGAGCGCCGCCGCATCTTCGAGGACAAATCCCGCCACATCGCCGACAGCCTGAAATACCTGCCCGCCATCGCGCGGCAGCTCTACCATTCGCGCGATCTCGGCGAGCCCTTCGACTTCCTCACCTGGTTCGAATATGCGCCGGAACACGCGCAGGAATTCGAGGATCTCGTCGGCGGCCTGCGCGAGACGGAAGAGTGGAGCTATGTGGAACGCGAGGTGGATGTGCGGGTTGTGAAGGTGGCTTGA
- a CDS encoding MFS transporter: MSHPAEHPARDSGPGGWLIFSFAVACGVTVANIYYAQPLVGPISESFGLDLSSAGIMLTMVMFGYVLGLLFLVPLGDLVENKRLILITLGSLIVSLLIAAAAPTAAIFIASTLLLGVAAVGTQMILPVVAHLAPEQRRGQIVGTVMSGLLFGILLSRPLATMVAGSFGWRAVFVMSAVLMCGVFVLMVIALPRRQPKHELTYATLIHSLWDLMLTTRVLQQRSAYQCLLYGSFSLFWTAMPLVLDQPPFSFGHIAMSAFLLSGAGGALVAPLAGRLADRGRGDLVTVTAMLLVLVSFVLTWIGGHTGGATAVTLFVIAGILIDAGTQGNVVAGQRAIYALAGHIRSRLNALFLACAFFGGAIGSGFSGFAVASGGTSMIALIGIGASLIALALFGLEVASRRKAG; the protein is encoded by the coding sequence ATGTCCCATCCTGCCGAACATCCCGCCCGCGACTCCGGTCCCGGCGGCTGGCTGATTTTTTCCTTTGCCGTCGCCTGCGGCGTCACCGTCGCCAATATCTATTACGCGCAGCCGCTGGTGGGACCGATCAGCGAGAGCTTCGGGCTCGACCTGTCGTCGGCCGGCATCATGCTCACCATGGTGATGTTCGGCTATGTGCTGGGGCTGCTGTTCCTGGTGCCGCTCGGCGATCTTGTCGAGAACAAACGGCTGATCCTGATCACGCTGGGCAGCCTGATCGTGAGCTTGCTGATCGCCGCAGCCGCCCCCACTGCAGCGATCTTCATCGCCTCGACCTTGCTGCTCGGCGTCGCCGCCGTCGGCACGCAGATGATCCTGCCGGTGGTGGCGCATCTGGCGCCGGAGCAACGGCGCGGGCAGATCGTCGGCACCGTGATGAGCGGGCTCTTGTTCGGCATCCTGCTGTCGCGGCCACTGGCCACCATGGTGGCCGGCTCATTCGGCTGGCGCGCCGTGTTCGTGATGTCCGCGGTGCTGATGTGCGGCGTATTCGTGTTGATGGTGATCGCGCTGCCGCGCCGGCAACCGAAGCATGAGTTGACCTATGCGACGCTGATCCACTCGCTGTGGGACCTGATGTTGACCACGCGCGTGCTACAGCAACGCTCGGCCTATCAATGCCTGCTTTACGGCTCGTTCAGCCTGTTCTGGACGGCGATGCCGCTGGTGCTGGACCAGCCGCCGTTCTCGTTCGGCCATATCGCAATGTCCGCGTTCCTGCTGTCCGGCGCCGGCGGCGCATTGGTGGCGCCGCTTGCGGGACGCCTCGCCGATCGCGGCCGCGGCGATCTCGTGACCGTCACGGCCATGTTGCTCGTGCTGGTGAGCTTCGTGCTGACCTGGATCGGCGGCCACACCGGCGGCGCGACGGCCGTGACGCTGTTCGTGATCGCGGGCATCCTGATCGATGCCGGCACACAGGGCAATGTCGTGGCCGGACAGCGCGCCATCTACGCCCTCGCCGGGCATATCCGCAGCCGGCTCAACGCGCTGTTTCTCGCTTGCGCCTTCTTCGGCGGCGCGATCGGTTCGGGCTTCAGCGGATTTGCGGTGGCATCAGGCGGCACGTCGATGATCGCACTGATCGGCATCGGGGCATCGCTGATTGCGCTGGCGCTGTTCGGGCTGGAAGTCGCCAGCCGACGCAAGGCTGGTTAA
- a CDS encoding BrnA antitoxin family protein, with translation MSKGEKSPSRARSAAHSATSSRRAAREKTSEENNTIVSRYEPIRGRTDWAALDALTDEQIEEAVRNDPDAVPLDIDWSDGVVVMPARKKAISIRIDEDVLDFFKSEGDGYQGRMNAVLRSYMLQKAKPKTKKRT, from the coding sequence ATCTCGAAGGGCGAGAAGTCGCCGTCGCGTGCACGATCCGCGGCACATTCTGCCACATCATCTCGGCGCGCCGCGCGCGAAAAGACGAGCGAAGAAAATAATACGATCGTCTCTAGATACGAACCTATTCGAGGCAGGACCGATTGGGCCGCACTCGACGCACTGACCGACGAACAGATCGAAGAAGCGGTTCGCAATGATCCCGACGCCGTGCCTCTCGATATCGACTGGTCGGATGGCGTCGTCGTCATGCCCGCCAGGAAGAAGGCCATCTCCATCCGCATCGACGAGGACGTGCTGGATTTCTTCAAGAGCGAGGGCGATGGATATCAGGGCCGGATGAATGCGGTGCTGCGGTCTTACATGCTGCAGAAGGCCAAGCCGAAGACCAAGAAACGGACATAG
- a CDS encoding transglutaminase family protein gives MPLLTIHHKTEYRYAHPVAFGEHRIMLRPRDGHDLRMLNGKLEITPEPLSLRWIHDVFGNSVAIATFDEHARKLTFISTATIEHLPSDEFALTADDKAYFYPFLYDAEELPDLQEFIRPQYGDPDGELAAWARGFLDPQGRTPTVNILTGMTLGIRKQFAYRKRYEHGTQHPLDTLQTKSGTCRDFALFMIEALRRLGIAARFVSGYLFIHGDREHNYVGGGSTHAWVQVYLPAAGWIEFDPTNGIIGSKDLIRVAVARDPRQAVPLHGTYMGSADAFLGMDVSINVVSAGDDVAAALAEKV, from the coding sequence ATGCCCTTGCTCACGATTCATCACAAGACCGAATATCGCTACGCGCATCCCGTCGCGTTCGGCGAACACCGGATCATGCTGCGGCCGCGCGACGGCCATGATCTGCGCATGCTCAACGGCAAGCTCGAGATCACGCCGGAGCCGCTGTCGCTGCGCTGGATCCATGACGTGTTCGGCAATTCGGTGGCGATCGCTACCTTCGACGAGCACGCGCGCAAACTCACTTTCATATCCACCGCGACCATCGAACATCTGCCGTCGGATGAGTTCGCGCTCACGGCGGACGACAAGGCCTATTTCTATCCGTTCCTGTATGACGCCGAGGAACTGCCCGATCTGCAGGAATTCATCCGGCCGCAATATGGCGATCCCGATGGTGAACTGGCGGCATGGGCGCGCGGATTTCTCGACCCGCAGGGTCGCACGCCGACCGTCAATATTCTGACCGGCATGACGCTCGGCATCCGCAAGCAGTTCGCCTATCGCAAGCGCTATGAACACGGCACCCAGCATCCGCTCGATACGCTGCAGACCAAATCCGGCACCTGCCGCGATTTCGCGCTGTTCATGATCGAGGCGCTGCGCCGGCTCGGCATCGCCGCGCGTTTCGTGTCGGGCTATCTGTTCATCCATGGCGACCGCGAGCACAATTATGTGGGCGGCGGCTCCACCCATGCCTGGGTGCAGGTCTATCTGCCGGCCGCGGGCTGGATCGAATTCGATCCGACCAATGGCATCATCGGCAGCAAGGATCTCATTCGCGTCGCGGTCGCGCGCGATCCGCGCCAGGCGGTGCCACTGCACGGCACTTATATGGGCTCGGCCGATGCGTTTCTCGGCATGGATGTGAGCATTAATGTTGTCTCCGCCGGCGACGATGTCGCCGCGGCGCTGGCCGAGAAAGTCTGA
- a CDS encoding SRPBCC family protein — protein MIDINRFQPAIVYTIYIAATPEKVWQALTSAEFSRQYFSGFAVQLEGNVGGAFKVLAPDGSLHVSGEVIEHDPPRKLTITWDVNWPGLVEALGSTLVTYDLVPSAETVKLTMTQAHDRTLSDDILSGGRAGWPAILSSLKSLLETGKVPAIQMEPPLKLLAALKEMGIKVPGM, from the coding sequence ATGATCGATATCAACAGGTTCCAGCCCGCGATCGTCTACACGATCTATATCGCCGCCACGCCCGAAAAAGTGTGGCAGGCGCTGACCTCGGCGGAGTTCAGCCGGCAGTATTTCTCCGGCTTCGCGGTGCAGCTCGAGGGAAACGTCGGCGGCGCGTTCAAGGTGCTCGCGCCGGATGGATCGCTGCATGTTTCGGGCGAGGTGATCGAACACGATCCGCCGCGCAAGCTCACCATCACATGGGATGTGAACTGGCCCGGACTTGTCGAAGCGCTCGGCTCGACACTCGTCACCTATGATCTCGTGCCGTCGGCCGAGACGGTGAAGCTGACGATGACGCAGGCGCATGACCGCACGTTGAGTGACGACATTCTCTCGGGCGGACGCGCAGGCTGGCCGGCGATCCTGTCCAGCCTGAAGAGTTTGCTGGAAACCGGCAAGGTCCCCGCGATCCAGATGGAGCCGCCGCTGAAGCTGCTGGCGGCGCTGAAGGAGATGGGAATCAAGGTGCCGGGGATGTGA
- a CDS encoding acyl-CoA synthetase encodes MLVETTDYETLARNFRWDVPERFNIATVACDRHADGSGRLALIYVDEDRGTHRFSFDEMQAFSRSFANVLKADGLQRGDRIAVFLSQSVELPVAHLAAFRSGLVSVPLFTLFGEDALEFRLANSGAKAIVTDASGWDKLSKIRERLPHLQDIYVTDSAPHAGAKPFWSAIEGASEDFTTVDTSCDDPAIIIYTSGTTGNPKGALHAHRVLLGHLPNVEMVHGFFPKPGDVYWTPADWAWIGGLFDALFPAWYHGVPIVGYRARKFEPAAAMQLMADHKIRNVFLPPTALKLMRQANVKHDGVKLRSMLTGGESLGSELLDWVRNTFGIDAHEIYGQTECNLVVGNNADLFPIRPGSMGKPTPGFDVRIVNEQGEELPRGERGIVGIRQPNPCTMLGYWQNPEGTAKKFAGEFLLTGDLGIQDDDGYFWYVSREDDVITSAGYRIGPSEIEHTLLKHPAVALSAVVGIPDPIRTEAIKAWIVLRPGFAPSDALARELQDFVKSQLAAHEYPRHVQFAESLPMTATGKVLRRELRALG; translated from the coding sequence ATGCTGGTCGAAACCACGGATTATGAGACGCTCGCCCGCAATTTCCGCTGGGACGTGCCGGAGCGATTCAACATCGCGACGGTGGCCTGCGACCGTCATGCCGACGGTAGCGGGCGGCTGGCGCTGATCTATGTGGACGAGGACCGCGGCACGCATCGTTTCTCCTTCGACGAGATGCAGGCTTTCTCGCGCAGCTTCGCCAATGTGCTGAAGGCGGATGGCCTGCAGCGCGGCGACCGCATTGCGGTGTTTTTGTCGCAATCGGTGGAATTGCCGGTGGCGCATCTCGCGGCGTTCCGGTCCGGGCTGGTGTCGGTGCCGCTGTTCACGCTGTTCGGCGAGGACGCGTTGGAATTCCGCCTTGCCAATTCCGGGGCCAAGGCCATCGTCACCGACGCGAGTGGCTGGGACAAGCTGTCGAAAATCCGCGAGCGGCTGCCTCATTTACAGGATATCTACGTCACGGACAGTGCACCGCATGCCGGTGCCAAACCGTTCTGGTCGGCGATCGAGGGCGCGTCCGAAGACTTCACGACGGTCGATACCTCTTGCGACGATCCCGCGATCATCATCTACACCTCGGGCACCACGGGAAATCCCAAGGGCGCGCTGCATGCCCATCGCGTGCTGCTCGGCCATCTGCCCAATGTGGAGATGGTGCACGGCTTCTTTCCGAAGCCGGGCGATGTCTACTGGACGCCGGCCGACTGGGCGTGGATCGGCGGGCTGTTCGATGCGCTGTTTCCGGCCTGGTATCACGGCGTGCCGATCGTCGGTTATCGCGCCAGGAAATTCGAACCAGCGGCAGCGATGCAGCTGATGGCCGACCACAAGATACGCAACGTGTTCCTGCCGCCGACGGCGCTGAAGCTGATGCGGCAGGCAAATGTCAAACATGATGGCGTGAAGCTGCGCAGCATGCTCACCGGCGGCGAGTCGCTCGGTTCGGAATTGCTCGACTGGGTGCGCAATACGTTCGGTATCGACGCGCATGAGATCTACGGCCAGACCGAATGCAATCTCGTCGTCGGCAACAATGCCGATCTGTTTCCGATCCGCCCGGGCTCCATGGGCAAGCCGACGCCGGGTTTCGATGTGCGTATCGTCAACGAGCAGGGCGAGGAGCTGCCGCGCGGCGAGCGCGGCATTGTTGGGATCAGACAGCCCAATCCCTGCACCATGCTCGGCTACTGGCAGAACCCTGAAGGCACCGCAAAGAAATTCGCCGGTGAGTTTCTGCTGACCGGAGATCTCGGCATTCAGGATGACGACGGTTACTTCTGGTATGTGTCACGCGAAGACGACGTGATCACATCAGCCGGCTATCGCATCGGGCCATCGGAGATCGAGCATACGCTACTGAAGCATCCGGCGGTGGCGCTGTCGGCGGTGGTCGGTATTCCCGATCCGATTCGCACCGAAGCTATCAAGGCCTGGATCGTGCTGCGTCCAGGATTCGCGCCCAGCGATGCATTGGCACGCGAGCTGCAGGATTTCGTCAAGTCGCAACTCGCGGCGCATGAATATCCGCGTCACGTGCAATTTGCGGAGAGCCTGCCGATGACTGCGACCGGCAAGGTGCTCAGGCGGGAATTGCGTGCGCTGGGGTAG
- a CDS encoding PLP-dependent aminotransferase family protein encodes MTTTRFDYAPLLPPGLPAAAAKWTGLAKYSFVGGNNDMDQVPVEGLTAAANAVMLREGRTLATYGLASGPQGYLPLRDFIAAKLKRDASIDCSADDILVVSGSLQALDLVNHSLLAKGDTVIIERDCYQGSINRLTRLGVNIVGIPLDDDGMRMDALASALEDLKAKGIRPKYIYTIPTVQNPTATIMPESRRRELLALSARYGVPIFEDDCYADLIWNGERPPAIHAMDKTGSVIHIGSFSKSIAPALRVGYIVAPWEIMSRMLALKTDAGSGALEQMVLAEYCVPHFATHVPKATRGLRAKLETLMDALNEQFGTAAEFDEPKGGIFLWVKLPANVDAMKLYQAALKAGVSINPGPEWSVDKAYAHSHIRICFASPTHQEIREGIAVLADVCRQEFGVPERIANVEKRARG; translated from the coding sequence ATGACCACCACACGGTTCGACTACGCGCCATTGCTGCCTCCGGGCCTGCCCGCGGCTGCGGCAAAATGGACCGGTCTCGCCAAATACAGCTTCGTCGGCGGGAACAATGACATGGACCAGGTGCCGGTGGAGGGCCTGACCGCTGCCGCCAATGCCGTCATGCTGCGCGAGGGCCGCACGCTGGCAACCTACGGTCTGGCGAGCGGTCCGCAGGGCTATCTGCCGCTGCGGGATTTCATTGCTGCCAAGCTGAAGCGCGACGCAAGCATCGATTGTAGCGCCGATGACATCTTGGTTGTCTCCGGCTCGCTGCAGGCGCTCGATCTCGTCAATCACAGCCTGCTGGCCAAGGGCGACACCGTCATCATCGAGCGCGACTGCTATCAAGGCTCCATCAACCGGCTCACCCGTCTCGGCGTCAATATCGTCGGCATCCCCCTGGATGACGACGGCATGCGGATGGACGCGCTGGCCTCAGCATTGGAAGATCTGAAGGCGAAGGGCATCCGGCCGAAATATATCTATACGATCCCGACCGTGCAGAACCCGACCGCCACCATCATGCCGGAAAGCCGTCGCCGCGAGCTGCTGGCACTGTCGGCCAGATATGGCGTCCCCATCTTTGAGGACGATTGCTATGCCGACCTGATCTGGAACGGCGAGCGTCCGCCGGCGATTCACGCGATGGATAAGACCGGCAGCGTGATCCATATCGGCTCGTTCTCCAAGTCGATCGCGCCTGCCCTCCGCGTCGGCTACATCGTCGCGCCCTGGGAGATCATGTCACGCATGCTGGCGTTGAAGACCGATGCCGGGTCCGGCGCACTGGAGCAGATGGTCCTCGCCGAATATTGCGTGCCGCATTTCGCCACGCATGTGCCAAAGGCGACGCGCGGACTGCGCGCCAAGCTGGAGACGCTGATGGATGCGCTCAACGAGCAGTTCGGCACGGCGGCGGAATTCGACGAACCCAAAGGCGGCATCTTTCTGTGGGTGAAACTGCCCGCCAATGTCGATGCCATGAAGCTCTACCAGGCGGCGCTCAAGGCCGGCGTGTCGATCAATCCCGGCCCGGAATGGTCTGTCGACAAGGCCTATGCGCACAGCCACATTCGCATCTGCTTCGCCAGCCCGACCCATCAGGAAATCCGCGAAGGGATCGCGGTCCTCGCTGATGTCTGCCGGCAGGAGTTCGGCGTGCCCGAGCGGATCGCGAACGTGGAAAAACGTGCGCGGGGATAA
- a CDS encoding DUF1499 domain-containing protein: MARRFSAAYQSEPVSSLALWARRLAVFAAIAALTSIIIVRFGFLEVKPALMTFFGALGFAGLSILVALAGFAAIWQNGSRGMSVIMVALMLDVVILAYPGYLAYQYRKLPKIHDITTDPVDPPRFEALARLRTGDGTNSAVYSGLYSAEQQRTAYPDIEPVELEVPVQRAYDVTRALVEKRKWIVIDERPPQPPRRIGRIEAVARTPIMGFREDVSIRFTPDGEGSRVDIRSSSRYFEGDLGSNAARITKLIDDINTAVDSAPAPKKAATPAKAAAKGVKK; this comes from the coding sequence ATGGCACGCAGGTTTTCGGCCGCTTACCAGTCGGAGCCAGTATCCAGCCTGGCGCTGTGGGCGCGGCGCCTCGCGGTTTTCGCCGCCATTGCAGCCCTCACCTCGATCATCATCGTCCGCTTCGGGTTCCTCGAAGTAAAACCGGCACTGATGACCTTCTTCGGCGCGTTGGGATTCGCCGGCCTCTCGATCCTGGTAGCGCTCGCCGGCTTTGCCGCGATCTGGCAGAACGGCTCGCGGGGCATGAGTGTGATCATGGTGGCGCTGATGCTCGACGTCGTGATCCTGGCGTATCCCGGCTACCTTGCGTACCAGTATCGCAAGCTGCCGAAGATCCACGACATCACCACCGACCCCGTCGACCCGCCGCGCTTCGAGGCGCTGGCGCGGCTGCGGACCGGCGACGGCACCAATTCAGCCGTCTATTCCGGCCTCTACTCCGCGGAGCAGCAGCGCACGGCCTATCCGGATATCGAGCCGGTGGAGCTGGAGGTGCCCGTGCAACGCGCCTATGACGTGACGCGCGCTTTGGTCGAAAAGCGCAAGTGGATCGTCATCGACGAGCGTCCGCCGCAGCCGCCGCGCCGCATTGGCCGTATCGAGGCGGTGGCGCGCACCCCTATCATGGGTTTTCGCGAGGACGTCTCGATCCGCTTCACACCCGACGGCGAAGGCTCACGCGTCGATATCCGCTCGTCGTCGCGCTATTTCGAAGGCGACCTCGGCAGCAACGCCGCGCGCATCACCAAGCTGATCGATGACATCAACACCGCCGTCGACAGCGCGCCGGCGCCGAAGAAGGCAGCGACGCCGGCGAAGGCTGCGGCAAAGGGTGTGAAGAAGTAG
- a CDS encoding N-formylglutamate amidohydrolase — MDSDQDTLLRLGPGEVPPVLEINTAGTSPFLFTCDHYGRLIPEMLGDLGLPESELVRHIAWDVGIAGVAEQMARALGAHLVAQRYSRLVIDCNRPPDAVSAIPLISEATTVPGNDGLTQDAKARRRELIFDPYHHRIDEVIDARQASGQPTVLVSLHSFTPVYAGIPRPWHIGTLYQHDSKLPPLLLHHLRAEADLVVGDNEPYAVSDATDYTIPVHGEKRGLMNTGIEIRQDLITDPSGQTEWAERLTRIFSEIDATLITPRASHL; from the coding sequence TTGGATAGCGATCAAGACACACTCCTACGTCTCGGCCCCGGAGAGGTTCCTCCGGTTCTGGAGATCAATACCGCCGGTACATCCCCTTTTCTGTTCACCTGCGATCACTACGGCCGGCTGATTCCCGAGATGCTGGGCGATCTTGGCCTCCCCGAGAGCGAGCTCGTCCGCCACATCGCCTGGGATGTCGGCATCGCTGGCGTCGCCGAGCAGATGGCTCGGGCGCTGGGTGCGCATCTCGTGGCGCAGCGCTATTCGCGGCTCGTCATCGACTGCAACCGCCCGCCGGACGCCGTGAGCGCGATTCCGCTGATCAGCGAAGCGACCACCGTGCCCGGCAATGACGGTCTCACGCAGGACGCCAAGGCGCGCCGGCGCGAGCTGATCTTCGATCCGTATCACCACCGCATCGACGAGGTGATCGATGCACGGCAGGCGAGCGGCCAGCCGACAGTGCTGGTGTCGCTGCACAGTTTCACGCCTGTCTATGCCGGCATTCCCCGCCCCTGGCATATCGGCACGCTCTATCAGCACGACAGCAAACTGCCGCCATTGCTGCTGCATCATCTGCGCGCCGAGGCCGATCTGGTGGTGGGTGACAACGAACCCTATGCTGTGTCGGATGCGACCGACTACACGATCCCCGTGCATGGCGAGAAACGCGGGTTGATGAATACCGGCATCGAGATCCGGCAGGACCTGATCACCGACCCCAGCGGCCAGACCGAATGGGCGGAGCGGCTGACGCGCATCTTCAGCGAGATCGATGCGACGCTGATCACGCCGCGCGCGTCGCATCTCTAG
- a CDS encoding LysE family translocator — MSLQVYLAFVAACIALALLPGPNVTLVIANGLRYGTRAAMISIAGTQAGLAVVIGIVALGLATLMATMGYWFDWVRFAGAAYLVWLGIKMVRAPVEGIDADTPPAPPRGGFFLQGMMVLLSNPKVLVFFGAFIPQFVDMEKNHILQVGILGATFMVTAALTDIVYAVAAGRARQFFSARRTRLLSRISGGFMIGGGVWLALTRAR, encoded by the coding sequence ATGTCGCTGCAAGTCTATCTCGCCTTTGTCGCTGCCTGCATCGCGCTTGCGCTGCTGCCCGGCCCGAACGTCACGCTGGTGATCGCCAACGGGCTGCGTTACGGCACGCGCGCGGCGATGATCAGCATTGCGGGCACGCAGGCAGGGCTTGCCGTGGTGATCGGCATCGTTGCGCTTGGGCTTGCAACGCTGATGGCCACCATGGGCTATTGGTTCGACTGGGTGCGCTTTGCCGGCGCTGCCTATCTGGTGTGGCTCGGCATCAAGATGGTCCGCGCGCCGGTGGAGGGCATCGATGCGGATACGCCGCCGGCACCGCCGCGTGGCGGCTTCTTCCTGCAGGGCATGATGGTGCTGCTGAGCAACCCGAAAGTGCTGGTGTTCTTCGGCGCCTTCATTCCGCAATTCGTCGACATGGAGAAGAACCACATCCTGCAGGTCGGAATCCTCGGTGCAACCTTCATGGTGACGGCCGCGCTCACCGATATTGTCTATGCGGTGGCCGCGGGCCGTGCGCGACAGTTCTTCTCGGCGCGGCGGACGCGGCTGCTGTCGCGCATCTCCGGCGGCTTCATGATCGGCGGCGGAGTCTGGCTGGCACTGACACGCGCCCGCTGA
- a CDS encoding gamma-glutamylcyclotransferase family protein, which translates to MPDRVFVYGTLMRGFDHPMSKLLSSGADFLGEASCRGRLYMIAHYPGLLHSDDANDVVFGELFRLRNVDELMAAFDDYESVGPGHPQPTLYLRERIQVTLADGSVSEAWTYIYNKPVDETKRIMSGRFLAP; encoded by the coding sequence ATGCCCGATCGCGTTTTCGTCTACGGCACGCTGATGCGTGGTTTCGATCATCCGATGTCGAAACTGCTGTCGTCCGGTGCGGATTTCCTCGGCGAGGCATCCTGCCGTGGCAGGCTTTATATGATTGCGCATTATCCCGGCCTGCTGCATTCCGACGATGCCAATGACGTCGTTTTCGGCGAGCTGTTTCGGCTACGGAATGTTGACGAGCTGATGGCCGCGTTCGATGACTATGAGAGCGTTGGCCCCGGCCATCCGCAGCCGACACTGTATCTGCGCGAGCGGATACAGGTGACGCTCGCTGATGGCAGCGTGAGCGAAGCCTGGACCTATATCTACAACAAGCCGGTCGATGAGACGAAGCGCATCATGTCCGGTCGTTTCCTGGCGCCTTAA
- a CDS encoding BrnT family toxin, translated as MIDHKIDFADVRQIFDGYIFVRRSDRHGEIRYQIFGYLEGREVAVACTIRGTFCHIISARRARKDERRK; from the coding sequence CTGATCGATCACAAGATCGACTTTGCTGACGTTCGACAGATCTTTGATGGCTACATTTTCGTCCGGAGATCGGATCGTCATGGCGAAATCAGGTACCAAATCTTCGGCTATCTCGAAGGGCGAGAAGTCGCCGTCGCGTGCACGATCCGCGGCACATTCTGCCACATCATCTCGGCGCGCCGCGCGCGAAAAGACGAGCGAAGAAAATAA
- a CDS encoding DUF3592 domain-containing protein, with the protein MPDIPWFVYAMLLAPFGLILVAAGYKYLQVRAASDWPSTFGKVIVSTSEVRDVKVLDDTREDRKRTEKRNFANIVYEYTVSGQKLTNNRVSIGEDRGNFEVAETIARYPVGTAVMVYYNPRHPRDAVLDREMPKGIGGCLGIAAVIVLVIVVGGIFGGARINEFIADHLVDPKRSPIVTALCGFGFLVALFGLALHRQGSLAKKWPVVPGIVKLGAPETYVSRDSDTGRSGPVMQTRNVQYNYRFKHVAYIGSAGSLSTSNPNPPQWQLRLFGMDYKNGDAVKVFVNPDNPSDSTLSPGGRAAYFLWAVASGFVVVAYFIGTHG; encoded by the coding sequence GTGCCCGACATTCCCTGGTTCGTCTATGCCATGCTACTCGCGCCGTTCGGCCTGATTCTGGTTGCCGCCGGCTATAAATATCTACAGGTCCGCGCTGCCAGTGACTGGCCATCGACCTTCGGCAAGGTGATCGTCTCGACCTCCGAAGTGCGAGACGTCAAGGTGCTCGACGATACGCGGGAAGATCGCAAACGCACCGAAAAGCGCAATTTTGCGAATATCGTCTACGAATACACCGTGAGCGGACAGAAGCTCACCAACAACCGCGTCAGCATCGGCGAGGACCGCGGCAATTTCGAAGTCGCGGAAACTATCGCGCGCTATCCGGTCGGCACCGCGGTGATGGTCTACTACAACCCGCGGCATCCGCGCGATGCTGTACTCGATCGCGAGATGCCGAAGGGCATCGGCGGTTGCCTTGGCATCGCCGCCGTCATCGTGCTGGTGATTGTGGTCGGCGGCATCTTTGGCGGCGCCCGCATCAACGAATTCATCGCCGACCATCTTGTCGATCCGAAACGATCGCCGATTGTGACGGCGCTTTGCGGGTTCGGCTTCCTCGTTGCCTTGTTTGGGTTGGCGCTACACCGGCAGGGGTCCCTGGCCAAGAAGTGGCCCGTGGTGCCCGGCATCGTCAAGCTGGGCGCGCCCGAAACCTATGTGAGTCGGGACAGCGACACCGGTCGCAGCGGGCCGGTGATGCAGACCCGGAACGTGCAATACAATTACCGTTTCAAGCACGTCGCATACATCGGGTCCGCTGGGAGCTTGAGCACGAGCAACCCGAACCCACCGCAATGGCAGTTGCGGCTGTTCGGGATGGACTACAAGAACGGTGACGCCGTGAAGGTCTTCGTCAATCCGGACAACCCGTCTGACTCGACGCTGAGCCCCGGTGGTCGCGCGGCCTATTTTCTGTGGGCGGTCGCGTCGGGATTTGTGGTGGTGGCCTATTTCATCGGGACGCACGGCTAG